In Rhodobacter xanthinilyticus, a single window of DNA contains:
- a CDS encoding RNA polymerase sigma factor, whose amino-acid sequence MTMAFDALSDVSDEALLVLYGNGDPEAARALSLRFAPLAFRIAVRMLGDRAEAEDLAQEALLRLWRIAPEWRAGEAKVSTWLYRVVTNLATDRLRRRRGVGLDEAPEIEDGAASAVERMIEHDRAEALQRALDLLPARQRQAVVLRHLEGLSNPEIAAAMEIGVEAVESLTARGKRALAALLAGRREELGYGHD is encoded by the coding sequence ATGACGATGGCATTCGACGCGCTTTCCGATGTCTCGGACGAGGCTTTGCTGGTCCTCTATGGCAATGGGGACCCGGAGGCCGCGCGCGCGCTGAGTTTGCGCTTTGCGCCGCTGGCGTTTCGGATCGCGGTGCGGATGCTTGGCGACCGGGCCGAGGCGGAGGATCTGGCGCAGGAGGCGCTGCTGCGGCTGTGGCGGATCGCGCCGGAGTGGCGGGCGGGGGAGGCGAAGGTGTCGACCTGGCTCTACCGGGTGGTGACCAATCTCGCGACGGATCGGCTGCGGCGGCGGCGCGGGGTCGGGCTCGACGAGGCGCCCGAGATCGAGGATGGCGCGGCCTCGGCGGTCGAGCGGATGATCGAGCACGACCGGGCGGAGGCCTTGCAGCGCGCGCTCGATCTGCTGCCCGCGCGGCAGCGTCAGGCGGTGGTCTTGCGGCATCTGGAAGGTTTGTCGAACCCGGAGATCGCGGCAGCGATGGAAATCGGTGTCGAGGCCGTAGAAAGTCTGACAGCGCGCGGAAAACGCGCTCTGGCGGCCCTGTTGGCGGGGCGGCGGGAAGAATTGGGGTATGGTCATGACTGA
- a CDS encoding EF-hand domain-containing protein codes for MNRTIRKTIMAALMAGTALAMAAPVGAQTATPQPPVQAQKQDGTGPVGAGPMGQMAGGQMGAGPMGAGPMAGGAPGMAPKGVFDFAQFDTDGDGAVTMDEIKAKRAADAAALDADGDGKLSAEELVAADLARAKARIEARVAAKIAAQDLDGDGMLSAAELEAKPLPQGLFARFDRDKDGKISAEERAAGVARMQKAMRQAQKGQGDRGGRHDHHGQGMMQGHGMMQGQGMGQGMMQGQGQGMMQGMGQGMGAPIGQPDGSWQGWMQNRQAN; via the coding sequence ATGAACCGCACGATCCGCAAGACGATCATGGCCGCCCTGATGGCGGGGACGGCGCTGGCGATGGCCGCGCCCGTGGGGGCGCAGACCGCGACGCCGCAGCCCCCCGTTCAGGCGCAAAAGCAAGATGGCACGGGCCCGGTGGGCGCCGGGCCGATGGGCCAGATGGCCGGGGGTCAGATGGGCGCCGGGCCGATGGGCGCCGGGCCGATGGCTGGGGGCGCGCCGGGCATGGCGCCGAAGGGGGTGTTCGATTTCGCCCAGTTCGACACCGATGGCGATGGCGCGGTGACGATGGATGAGATCAAGGCCAAGCGGGCCGCGGATGCGGCGGCGCTCGATGCCGATGGCGATGGCAAGTTGAGCGCCGAGGAGCTCGTGGCGGCGGATCTGGCGCGGGCCAAGGCGCGGATCGAGGCGCGGGTGGCGGCGAAGATCGCGGCGCAGGATCTCGATGGCGACGGGATGCTCTCGGCGGCCGAGCTCGAGGCGAAACCGCTGCCGCAGGGGCTGTTTGCGCGCTTTGACCGCGACAAGGATGGCAAGATCAGCGCCGAGGAGCGCGCGGCCGGGGTGGCGCGGATGCAAAAGGCGATGCGTCAGGCCCAGAAGGGGCAGGGCGACCGCGGCGGGCGGCATGATCACCACGGGCAGGGGATGATGCAGGGCCACGGCATGATGCAGGGCCAGGGCATGGGCCAGGGCATGATGCAGGGCCAGGGCCAAGGGATGATGCAGGGCATGGGCCAGGGCATGGGCGCGCCGATCGGTCAGCCCGATGGCAGCTGGCAGGGCTGGATGCAGAACCGGCAGGCGAACTGA
- a CDS encoding NUDIX hydrolase, with product MTTTADPAASAGATAAPDKSALRHAATVLVVRRDGPEGPRVLMGMRGAGAAFMPSKYVFPGGALDAADAEIPLATALNPICARRLAQEAPAGLGPALAAAAVRELWEETGQILGQRAPWPAPPADWAGFAEAGFRPAAAPLTFVFRAITPPGRPRRFDARFFLIDAVDLASDPEDFTRACDELSHLHWVPMAQARALNLPFITEVVLAEVQALLASPEPIAPPQSVPFFDNSGPRSVFRRLA from the coding sequence ATGACCACCACCGCCGACCCCGCCGCCTCCGCCGGCGCCACTGCCGCCCCCGACAAATCCGCCCTGCGCCATGCCGCGACCGTGCTCGTGGTGCGCCGCGATGGGCCCGAGGGGCCGCGTGTGCTGATGGGGATGCGCGGCGCAGGCGCGGCCTTCATGCCCTCGAAATACGTCTTCCCCGGCGGTGCGCTCGATGCGGCCGATGCCGAAATCCCGCTCGCGACCGCGCTCAACCCGATCTGCGCGCGCCGCCTCGCGCAAGAGGCGCCCGCCGGCCTCGGCCCCGCGCTCGCCGCCGCCGCGGTGCGCGAATTGTGGGAGGAAACCGGCCAGATCCTCGGCCAGCGCGCGCCTTGGCCCGCCCCGCCCGCCGATTGGGCGGGCTTTGCCGAGGCGGGCTTCCGCCCTGCGGCCGCGCCGCTGACCTTCGTCTTCCGCGCGATCACCCCGCCCGGCCGCCCGCGCCGGTTCGACGCGCGCTTCTTCCTGATCGACGCCGTCGATCTGGCCTCCGACCCGGAGGATTTCACCCGCGCCTGCGATGAGCTCTCGCATCTGCATTGGGTGCCGATGGCGCAGGCCCGCGCGCTCAACCTGCCGTTCATCACCGAGGTGGTGCTGGCCGAGGTGCAGGCGCTTCTCGCCTCGCCCGAGCCGATCGCGCCGCCGCAAAGCGTGCCGTTTTTCGACAATTCCGGCCCGCGCTCGGTGTTTCGCCGCCTCGCCTAG
- a CDS encoding DMT family transporter, whose protein sequence is MSLLWVWVTLAAAAAQTLRFLLQRQLAGAGRGGGLSAGGATFSRFLFGAPIASLIAAGLLAAGARVAVPGAGFFGFVLLGGAAQVVATFLTVRLFSLRNFAVGVAFTKTEAVQVAILSAVLLGERVSALGWAGIGVGLLGVLLLSRPPEGFSARAMVYGVAAGGLFGLSSICYRGATLALEPAPFLARAFVTLACVTLAQSLGMALYLRLREPGELGRVLGSWRRTVWVGVTGVAGSAGWFTAFALMNAAYVRALGQVEMVFTLLASVFWLRERLSAREGAGMALVVGALLLIVAAQAGGG, encoded by the coding sequence GTGAGCCTGCTCTGGGTCTGGGTGACGCTGGCCGCGGCCGCGGCGCAGACGCTGCGGTTTCTGTTGCAACGCCAGCTTGCCGGCGCGGGCCGGGGCGGCGGGCTCTCGGCCGGGGGGGCGACGTTTTCGCGCTTTCTCTTCGGGGCGCCGATCGCGAGCCTGATCGCGGCGGGGCTTTTGGCCGCCGGGGCGCGGGTGGCGGTGCCGGGGGCGGGGTTCTTCGGCTTCGTTCTGCTTGGCGGCGCGGCGCAGGTGGTGGCGACCTTTCTCACCGTGCGGCTCTTTTCGTTGCGCAATTTCGCGGTGGGGGTGGCCTTCACCAAGACCGAAGCCGTGCAGGTCGCGATCCTCTCGGCGGTGTTGCTGGGCGAGCGGGTGAGCGCGCTCGGTTGGGCGGGGATCGGCGTCGGGCTTCTGGGCGTGTTGCTTCTGTCGCGCCCGCCCGAGGGGTTTTCGGCCCGCGCGATGGTTTACGGCGTGGCGGCGGGCGGGCTCTTCGGGCTCTCCTCGATCTGCTACCGGGGCGCCACGCTCGCGCTTGAGCCAGCGCCGTTTCTGGCGCGGGCCTTTGTCACGCTGGCCTGTGTCACGCTCGCGCAAAGCCTTGGAATGGCGCTTTATTTGCGGCTGCGCGAGCCGGGTGAGCTCGGCCGGGTGCTGGGCTCGTGGCGGCGCACGGTCTGGGTGGGGGTGACCGGGGTCGCGGGCTCGGCAGGCTGGTTCACGGCGTTTGCGCTGATGAACGCGGCCTATGTGCGCGCGCTGGGCCAGGTCGAGATGGTGTTCACGCTGCTCGCCTCGGTCTTTTGGCTGCGCGAGCGGCTCTCGGCGCGCGAGGGCGCGGGGATGGCGCTCGTCGTGGGGGCGCTTCTGCTGATTGTCGCCGCGCAGGCGGGCGGCGGCTAG
- a CDS encoding lipocalin family protein translates to MRKLIWGAGLIALAGCFGGKPAEAPSLRDPKGMISSAVIFDPARFGGRWFVAASGVPGCAGAAQDWAWDGRGAYQLSGVDCGAGAKPARLSGRAVMTGPGARFTPDAGFAKAPVWVLWMDQDYRVAVLGTPGGGFGMVLTRELPMRADLGAAAREVLGFNGYDVARIGR, encoded by the coding sequence ATGCGTAAACTGATCTGGGGCGCGGGGCTGATCGCTCTGGCGGGGTGTTTTGGCGGCAAGCCCGCCGAGGCGCCGAGCCTGCGCGACCCGAAGGGGATGATTTCCTCGGCGGTGATCTTTGATCCGGCGCGCTTTGGCGGGCGGTGGTTCGTGGCGGCCTCGGGGGTGCCGGGCTGTGCGGGGGCGGCGCAGGACTGGGCCTGGGACGGGCGCGGGGCCTATCAGCTTTCGGGCGTCGATTGCGGCGCGGGGGCGAAGCCTGCGCGGCTCTCCGGGCGGGCGGTGATGACCGGGCCCGGCGCGCGCTTCACGCCCGATGCGGGCTTTGCCAAGGCGCCGGTCTGGGTGCTGTGGATGGATCAGGATTACCGCGTGGCGGTGCTGGGCACGCCGGGGGGCGGCTTTGGCATGGTGCTCACGCGGGAACTGCCGATGCGGGCCGATCTTGGCGCGGCGGCGCGCGAGGTTCTGGGCTTCAACGGCTATGACGTGGCGCGGATCGGGCGGTGA
- a CDS encoding aldo/keto reductase, which yields MNKREIGATGLMVSELCLGSMTWGTQNTEAEGHAQIERALERGVDFIDTAEMYPVNPVSAETSGRTEEIIGSWFAKTGRRGDVVLATKVSGIGLQAVRAGAPITPANIRTAIEGSLRRLQTDHIDIYQFHWPNRGSYHFRQNWGFAPVKQPAKAEIEADMVACLETLAALKAEGKIGHFGLSNESAWGMAEWIRLAEAGHGPRPVSLQNEYSLMCRLYDTDLAELGHHERVTCLAYSPLAVGMLSGKYSGGAAPAGSRRSIVRELGGRSNARAFEIADLYVGVAREAGLDPVSMAIAWTLTRPFPIIPIIGATSVAQLEKSLDGADLVLSAEVLRALEKVHHAHPMPF from the coding sequence ATGAACAAGCGCGAGATTGGCGCGACGGGGCTGATGGTCTCGGAGCTGTGCCTTGGCTCGATGACCTGGGGCACGCAAAATACCGAGGCCGAGGGCCATGCGCAGATCGAGCGCGCGCTCGAGCGCGGCGTCGATTTCATCGACACGGCCGAGATGTATCCGGTCAACCCGGTGAGCGCGGAGACCTCGGGGCGCACCGAGGAGATCATCGGGAGCTGGTTTGCGAAGACCGGGCGGCGGGGCGATGTGGTGCTCGCGACGAAGGTCTCGGGGATCGGGCTGCAGGCGGTGCGCGCGGGCGCGCCGATCACGCCGGCCAATATCCGCACCGCGATCGAGGGCAGTTTGCGGCGGCTCCAGACCGATCATATCGACATCTATCAGTTCCACTGGCCGAACCGGGGCAGCTATCATTTCCGCCAGAACTGGGGCTTTGCGCCGGTCAAACAGCCCGCCAAGGCCGAGATCGAGGCCGATATGGTCGCCTGTCTCGAGACGCTCGCGGCGCTGAAGGCGGAGGGCAAGATCGGCCATTTCGGGCTCTCGAACGAGAGCGCCTGGGGGATGGCGGAATGGATCCGGCTGGCCGAGGCCGGGCATGGGCCGCGGCCGGTCTCGCTGCAGAACGAATATTCGCTGATGTGCCGGCTTTACGACACCGATCTGGCGGAGCTTGGCCATCATGAGCGGGTGACCTGTCTGGCCTATTCGCCGCTCGCGGTGGGGATGCTCTCGGGCAAATATTCGGGCGGCGCGGCGCCCGCGGGCTCGCGCCGTTCGATCGTGCGCGAGCTGGGCGGGCGGTCGAACGCGCGCGCCTTCGAGATCGCCGATCTTTATGTGGGCGTGGCGCGCGAGGCGGGGCTCGACCCGGTGTCGATGGCGATCGCCTGGACGCTGACGCGGCCCTTCCCGATCATCCCGATCATCGGCGCGACCTCGGTGGCGCAGCTCGAGAAATCGCTCGATGGCGCGGATCTGGTGCTCTCGGCGGAGGTGCTGCGGGCGCTCGAGAAGGTGCATCATGCGCATCCGATGCCGTTCTGA
- the msrB gene encoding peptide-methionine (R)-S-oxide reductase MsrB encodes MTSYRKTDEALARLTPEQYRVTQESGTERPWTGEYLGEKRRGIYVDVVSGEPLFASSDKYESGCGWPSFTRPIRATAVAELPDTSLGMERIEVRSSQTDSHLGHVFEDGPPEAGGLRYCINSAALRFVPLEAMEAEGYGDLIGLVG; translated from the coding sequence ATGACGAGCTACCGCAAGACCGACGAGGCGCTGGCGCGCCTGACCCCCGAGCAATATCGCGTGACGCAGGAAAGCGGCACCGAGCGGCCTTGGACGGGCGAATATCTGGGCGAGAAACGGCGCGGGATCTATGTCGATGTGGTCTCGGGCGAGCCGCTCTTTGCCTCGTCGGACAAATATGAATCGGGCTGCGGCTGGCCGTCGTTCACCCGCCCGATCCGGGCCACGGCGGTGGCCGAGCTGCCCGATACGAGCCTCGGTATGGAGCGGATCGAGGTGCGCTCGAGCCAGACCGACAGCCATCTGGGCCATGTCTTCGAGGACGGCCCGCCCGAGGCGGGGGGCTTGCGCTATTGCATCAACTCGGCGGCGCTGCGGTTCGTGCCGCTCGAGGCGATGGAGGCCGAGGGCTATGGCGATCTGATCGGGCTCGTCGGCTGA
- a CDS encoding Crp/Fnr family transcriptional regulator, protein MNFDSENITRKSLLLASVPRAAQDKILATAREREMERGATIFLQGERASSVYIVVEGWVKLYRIAPSGAEAVVGVFTRGHSFGEAVAFTHDTYPVSAECATDCRLVRVDTEAILRLIREEPGLSLALLAATFAHLHRLVAQIEQLKAQTGAQRVAEFLLELAPCGEGRCEVTLPYDKVLIAGRLGMKPESLSRAFAKLRDYGVTVKQNLAEIEEIAVLRDYAEEDPAAAWAKG, encoded by the coding sequence ATGAACTTCGATTCCGAAAATATCACCCGCAAATCGCTGCTTCTGGCCTCGGTGCCGCGGGCGGCGCAGGACAAGATCCTCGCCACCGCGCGCGAGCGCGAGATGGAGCGCGGCGCGACGATTTTCCTGCAAGGGGAGCGCGCGAGCTCGGTCTATATCGTCGTCGAGGGCTGGGTGAAGCTCTACCGGATCGCGCCGAGCGGCGCCGAGGCGGTGGTGGGGGTCTTCACCCGCGGCCACAGTTTCGGCGAGGCGGTCGCCTTCACCCATGACACCTACCCGGTCTCGGCCGAATGCGCGACCGATTGCCGGCTGGTGCGGGTCGATACCGAGGCGATCTTGCGGCTGATCCGCGAGGAGCCGGGGCTGTCGCTGGCGCTTCTGGCGGCGACTTTTGCGCATTTGCATCGGCTTGTCGCGCAGATCGAACAGCTCAAGGCGCAGACCGGCGCGCAGCGGGTGGCGGAGTTCCTGCTCGAGCTGGCGCCCTGCGGCGAGGGGCGGTGCGAGGTGACGCTGCCCTATGACAAGGTTCTGATCGCGGGGCGGCTCGGGATGAAGCCCGAGAGCCTGAGCCGGGCCTTTGCCAAGCTGCGCGACTATGGCGTGACGGTGAAGCAGAACCTCGCCGAGATCGAGGAGATCGCGGTGTTGCGCGATTATGCCGAGGAGGATCCGGCCGCGGCCTGGGCGAAGGGCTGA
- a CDS encoding ubiquinone/menaquinone biosynthesis methyltransferase: MQRAKALEEMRTSFGAEKTTPEDRRARVSALFDRIAPRYDLMNDLMSFGLHRYWKSVAVAWAARALGGRTGPHLDLAGGTGDLALALAARAPGREILVADASEGMLAQARRRGGARLGYLHAPAEDLPLETGSVAAVTLSFGLRNMTDPGAGLREVARVLAPGGALILLEFSRPAAWFAPLYGLHARYVIPALGALIAGDRGAYRYLVESIARFPAREDIARELAASGFHLEAERAFMFGIARLQCARRPETPPAPAAAPLPAKETAR; the protein is encoded by the coding sequence ATGCAACGTGCCAAGGCGCTTGAGGAAATGCGCACCAGTTTCGGCGCCGAGAAGACCACGCCCGAGGACCGCCGCGCGCGGGTCTCGGCGCTCTTCGACCGGATCGCGCCGCGCTATGATCTGATGAATGATCTGATGAGCTTCGGGCTGCATCGCTATTGGAAATCGGTGGCGGTGGCTTGGGCGGCGCGCGCGCTCGGGGGCCGCACGGGGCCCCATCTCGACCTCGCCGGCGGCACCGGCGATCTGGCGCTCGCGCTCGCCGCGCGCGCGCCCGGGCGCGAGATCCTGGTCGCCGACGCCTCCGAGGGGATGCTCGCCCAGGCGCGGCGGCGGGGCGGCGCGCGGCTTGGCTATCTGCACGCCCCCGCCGAGGATCTGCCGCTCGAGACCGGCTCGGTCGCGGCGGTCACGCTCTCCTTCGGGCTGCGCAACATGACCGATCCGGGCGCCGGCCTGCGCGAGGTGGCGCGCGTGCTCGCGCCGGGTGGCGCGTTGATCTTGCTCGAGTTTTCGCGCCCGGCCGCGTGGTTCGCGCCGCTTTACGGGCTCCATGCGCGCTATGTGATCCCCGCGCTCGGCGCGCTGATCGCGGGCGACCGGGGCGCTTATCGCTACCTCGTCGAGTCGATCGCGCGCTTCCCCGCGCGCGAAGATATCGCCCGCGAACTCGCCGCTTCGGGGTTCCACCTCGAGGCCGAGCGTGCTTTCATGTTCGGCATCGCGCGGCTGCAATGCGCGCGCCGCCCCGAAACACCGCCCGCCCCCGCCGCCGCCCCCCTGCCCGCCAAGGAGACCGCCCGATGA
- the menA gene encoding 1,4-dihydroxy-2-naphthoate octaprenyltransferase translates to MSAQPAAPAAQEALRARLGALPRPLLWVIAARLKTVSLSLAPVLAGSWLAARAGLWRPDVTLAAGLSAAAIQIGTNLWNDAADAARGVDRADRLGPPRLTALGLLEGAQVRRAALAAFGLATLAGLYLTALGGAPIVAIGLASLLMGYLYSMGPWPMSGLPFGEALVILFFGLVAVSGTAWLQGVAPLAPETLRLGAMIGLPAAAVLILNNHRDRAQDARAGRRTLAIVIGPTASRALYFGFLAGAFALGAAAVGPSPWLAPAGGLALWLGHAMAHWPISADLNRLLGQTALFQLLLLLGVALGG, encoded by the coding sequence ATGAGTGCCCAGCCCGCCGCCCCCGCCGCCCAGGAGGCGCTGCGCGCCCGCCTCGGCGCCCTGCCGCGCCCGCTTCTGTGGGTGATCGCGGCGCGGCTGAAAACCGTCTCGCTGTCGCTCGCGCCGGTGCTCGCGGGCAGCTGGCTGGCCGCCCGCGCCGGGCTCTGGCGCCCCGATGTCACCCTCGCCGCCGGCCTCTCCGCCGCCGCGATCCAGATCGGCACCAACCTGTGGAACGACGCCGCCGATGCCGCGCGCGGGGTTGACCGCGCCGACCGGCTCGGGCCGCCGCGGCTCACCGCGCTCGGCCTGCTCGAGGGCGCGCAGGTGCGCCGCGCGGCGCTCGCGGCCTTTGGGCTGGCCACCCTCGCCGGGCTCTACCTCACCGCGCTCGGCGGCGCGCCGATCGTGGCGATCGGGCTGGCCTCGCTCCTGATGGGCTATCTCTATTCGATGGGGCCCTGGCCGATGTCGGGGCTGCCCTTCGGCGAGGCGCTGGTGATCCTGTTCTTCGGCCTCGTCGCGGTCTCGGGCACCGCCTGGCTGCAAGGCGTCGCGCCGCTCGCCCCCGAAACGCTGCGCCTTGGCGCGATGATCGGGCTACCTGCGGCGGCGGTCTTGATCCTCAACAACCACCGCGACCGCGCCCAGGATGCCCGCGCCGGGCGGCGCACGCTTGCAATCGTGATCGGGCCCACGGCCTCGCGCGCGCTCTATTTCGGCTTTCTCGCAGGCGCCTTCGCGCTCGGGGCGGCGGCCGTGGGCCCGAGCCCCTGGCTCGCGCCGGCGGGCGGGCTCGCCCTCTGGCTCGGTCATGCGATGGCGCATTGGCCGATCTCGGCCGATCTCAACCGGCTCCTGGGCCAGACCGCGCTCTTCCAGCTCCTGCTGCTCCTGGGCGTCGCGCTCGGCGGGTGA
- a CDS encoding copper chaperone PCu(A)C has protein sequence MKQRSLISAAAAMVVLGAAATQAQEASAPGLEISGGFFRAAPMAGGNGAGFVTIHSTGPADVLLAFSTPACERPELHTHLNEDGIMKMRQVPSIEVPAGGNAVLQPGGLHLMCIGLTAKLAMGDLVPVTLEFQNAGKVEVNLPVKGPGAMN, from the coding sequence ATGAAACAACGTTCTCTTATTTCTGCGGCGGCGGCGATGGTTGTCCTTGGCGCTGCGGCGACTCAGGCGCAGGAGGCCAGCGCGCCCGGGCTCGAGATCTCGGGCGGGTTCTTCCGCGCGGCGCCGATGGCCGGGGGCAACGGGGCGGGGTTCGTGACGATCCATTCGACCGGCCCGGCGGATGTGCTTCTCGCCTTCTCGACGCCCGCCTGCGAGCGGCCCGAGCTGCATACCCATCTCAACGAGGACGGGATCATGAAGATGCGTCAGGTGCCCTCGATCGAGGTGCCGGCGGGGGGTAATGCGGTGTTGCAGCCCGGTGGTCTGCATCTGATGTGCATCGGGCTGACGGCGAAGCTCGCGATGGGCGATCTGGTGCCGGTGACGCTCGAATTCCAGAACGCGGGCAAGGTCGAGGTGAACCTGCCGGTCAAGGGCCCGGGCGCGATGAACTGA
- the nosZ gene encoding Sec-dependent nitrous-oxide reductase produces the protein MVKTIHKRLLATTGIVAMSMAMGASAETLDEVMARRGLTQQDLVAAAKTYTPTGGRDEFIAFSSGGQSGQIMVYGIPSMRILKYISVFTPEPWQGFGFDEESKKILEEGKVDGRTLQWGDTHHPAITETNGDLDGEYLFINDKSAPRVGVISLHDFETQQIVVNPILQSEHGGTFVTPNSEYVIEAAQYPGVLGRGYAPLSQFNEKFRGAVTYWKFDREAGRIDPSKSFSIELPPYSQDLSDAGKLVSDGWSFTNSFCAERYVGGIESGRPPFEAGCSQNDTDYLHVINWKKAEEVYKAGKVTMINDHPVISMQTAIDEGLVYLIAEPKSPHGVDVSPDGKYIVVGGKLDTQASVYSFEKIMKAVEDKNFVGTDPYGIPVIAMQDALHKQVALGLGPLHNQFDSKPCVVYTSLYVDSQIAKWDYCEGKVLDKLSIHYNVGHLVAMEGESVHPAGKYLVSLNKLAIDRFNPVGPLHPQNHQLIDISGDKMELLYDMPVPLGEPHYVTAISAEKLKPLVRYKYGTNSRTGEKHEGAVRPGQERIERDGTNVKVYMTAIRSHFTPEIVEVNEGDTVEFIITNSERAEDETHGFSVSTYNVNLSLEPGKTATAKIVADKPGVFSYYCTEFCSALHLEMTGFLAVKPKGYVEEAGAVSEGQAYTKDDYDKQTANNVATQEVIDSVVAYITERNFKDFPEVVSLVEDATDQLNFAADAKAKAEEAAAKEDWQGATLWAGQWWQYQVKAADIGLRAKTFLDEHGAVKQ, from the coding sequence ATGGTCAAGACCATTCACAAACGCCTGCTTGCCACGACGGGAATCGTGGCGATGTCGATGGCGATGGGCGCTTCTGCGGAAACGCTCGATGAGGTGATGGCGCGCCGCGGGCTGACCCAGCAAGATCTGGTCGCCGCCGCCAAAACCTATACCCCGACCGGCGGGCGCGATGAATTCATCGCCTTCTCGTCGGGCGGCCAGTCGGGCCAGATCATGGTCTATGGCATCCCCTCGATGCGGATCCTGAAATATATCTCGGTCTTCACCCCCGAGCCCTGGCAGGGCTTCGGCTTCGACGAGGAATCGAAGAAGATCCTCGAAGAGGGCAAGGTCGATGGCCGCACCCTGCAATGGGGCGACACCCACCACCCGGCGATCACCGAGACCAACGGCGATCTCGACGGCGAATATCTGTTCATCAACGACAAATCCGCGCCGCGCGTCGGCGTGATCTCGCTGCATGACTTCGAAACCCAGCAGATCGTGGTGAACCCGATCCTGCAATCCGAACACGGCGGCACCTTCGTGACCCCGAACTCGGAATATGTGATCGAAGCCGCGCAATATCCGGGCGTTCTGGGCCGCGGCTATGCGCCGCTGAGCCAGTTCAACGAGAAGTTCCGCGGCGCGGTCACCTATTGGAAATTCGACCGCGAGGCCGGCCGGATCGATCCGTCGAAGTCCTTCTCGATCGAGCTGCCGCCCTATAGCCAGGACTTGTCGGACGCCGGCAAACTGGTCTCGGACGGCTGGTCCTTCACCAACTCCTTCTGCGCCGAACGCTATGTCGGCGGCATCGAATCGGGCCGTCCGCCGTTTGAAGCGGGCTGCTCGCAAAACGACACCGACTATCTGCATGTGATCAACTGGAAGAAGGCCGAAGAGGTCTACAAGGCCGGCAAGGTCACCATGATCAATGACCATCCGGTGATCTCGATGCAGACCGCGATCGACGAAGGCCTCGTCTATCTGATCGCCGAGCCGAAATCGCCCCACGGCGTCGATGTCTCGCCCGACGGCAAATATATCGTCGTGGGCGGCAAGCTCGACACCCAGGCCTCGGTCTATTCCTTCGAGAAGATCATGAAGGCGGTCGAGGACAAGAATTTCGTCGGCACCGACCCCTACGGGATCCCGGTGATCGCGATGCAAGATGCGCTGCACAAACAGGTCGCGCTCGGCCTCGGGCCGCTGCACAACCAGTTCGACAGCAAACCCTGCGTGGTCTACACCTCGCTCTATGTCGACAGCCAGATCGCGAAATGGGACTATTGCGAAGGCAAGGTCCTCGACAAGCTCTCGATCCACTATAACGTCGGCCACCTCGTCGCGATGGAGGGCGAAAGCGTCCACCCGGCTGGCAAGTATCTGGTTTCGCTCAACAAGCTCGCCATCGACCGGTTCAACCCGGTGGGCCCGCTGCACCCGCAAAACCACCAGCTGATCGACATTTCCGGCGACAAGATGGAGCTTCTCTACGACATGCCGGTGCCGCTGGGCGAGCCCCACTACGTCACCGCGATCTCGGCCGAGAAACTCAAGCCGCTCGTGCGCTACAAATACGGCACGAACTCGCGCACCGGCGAGAAACACGAAGGGGCGGTGCGTCCGGGCCAGGAACGCATCGAGCGTGACGGCACCAACGTCAAGGTCTACATGACCGCGATCCGCTCGCACTTCACCCCGGAAATCGTCGAGGTGAACGAGGGCGATACCGTCGAGTTCATCATCACCAACTCCGAACGGGCCGAAGACGAAACCCACGGCTTCTCGGTCTCGACCTACAACGTCAACCTCTCGCTCGAACCGGGCAAGACCGCGACCGCGAAGATCGTTGCCGACAAACCCGGCGTGTTCTCCTACTACTGCACCGAGTTCTGCTCGGCGCTGCACCTCGAGATGACCGGGTTCCTCGCCGTCAAGCCGAAGGGCTATGTCGAAGAGGCGGGCGCGGTGTCGGAAGGCCAGGCCTACACCAAGGACGACTACGACAAGCAAACCGCGAACAACGTCGCGACCCAGGAAGTCATCGACTCGGTGGTGGCCTATATCACCGAACGCAACTTCAAGGACTTCCCGGAAGTCGTCTCGCTCGTCGAAGACGCCACCGACCAGCTGAACTTCGCCGCCGATGCCAAGGCCAAGGCCGAGGAAGCCGCGGCCAAGGAAGACTGGCAGGGCGCGACCCTCTGGGCCGGCCAGTGGTGGCAATATCAGGTCAAGGCGGCCGATATCGGCCTGCGTGCCAAGACCTTCCTCGATGAACATGGCGCTGTGAAACAATAA